DNA from Thermoplasma acidophilum DSM 1728:
ACGTTCTCCTCAGGAAGCTTCTTGTTCTCCTTCTTTGTGTATACGCGCTTTATCACGTACCGCTCCTTCGATCCTATGAGGGCCAGAAGATCGTAGAGGTATTCAGGAGCATCAAGGAAGATGGCCTTGTGTTCTATGACGTCCCAGACCTCGAAGCGGAACCCGCTGTGCATGGCCTCATCTATAACCAGGCCCGGGGTGTTGAACGGATCGGCAAACATCTTGTAGATGGGGAGGTTAAACGCTCCGGGTTCTGTCTTATCCATCATGTATACTATGAATGGCTCTGACGGCCTCTCATTTATCTCCATCTCCGCAACGCCCGGCCCCATTCCCTTAAGGTTTCCTGAAAATGAATCCTTCAGGAGGTCCTGCCCAGCTCCGTATAATCCGAGCTTCTTCGCAACTTCAGTACCGGCCTTGAACGCGTTCCACGCGAGTTCATGGATTTCAGAACTATCTATTCCCTTGGTATGGACCATGGTTATCTGGGCATCATCGCCCACATGAGCCATCCTGAAATCTGATATGAGGTTCTTTCCGTGATCCTCTATATACTCCTGTATCCTCGCCATTACCTTTTCGTCCACTATGGAGTGGCCCGGCAAACTGCCTATGTCTGCCTTTATATGGGATATCGTCACCTTCATTAGTTTACTTATCAGAATATGAATAAAAAAGTTTCCTGAATCTCACGCAAGCGTCGGGGGGGAGATTTGAACTCCCGAGCTACGAGAGCAGTAGATCTCGAGTCTACCGCCTTACCGGGCTAGGCTACCCCGACTCACAAGGAAGGGCATTTGCCAGCGTCACCACCATATTATGGATAGATATAAACATTTTACAGGGGCGAATTCCGATGCATGCATCTGTGCCTTTTATGTTTATTGAGCTACAAAATAATTATATGATAAGATTAAATTCCGCCGGCCTTAACATTCTTGCGTACCTCAGCGGAAAGCCTGCCAAGCGGGTAATCACCAGTATCCACGAATTTTATGATGCCAGCAAGCGATGGATGTACGGACTTGATCTCGTTGTACATCCTGATCGCTATGTCCCTGAGATCAAAATGGGCCTGCGGCGTGCTTCTGAGTTCGATGAAATACGTTGCCTCGGCAAGGTTCGTGGTGAAAACCACAGGGTATCTGTATGCAAATGGCACCGCATACTGCGCGATCCATGCACCGTACCGTTCCTTGATGATGCGGTAGACTCTCTCTGCATCCTTCATGGCCTCCGCATACTCCTCAGAGAGATCCGGCATCTTTGCTATTATCGGCGGGACATCGAAGCCGTAGCTTACCGTAAGCGGCTTTCTGACTATGCTCAGGAATCTGTGCCTCTGCAGATCACGGAAAGCACCGTAGTTTGTGGTGACTTCGAAGACGTAGTTGACAGCCTCGAATGGCCTTCCTACCTTCATCCTCCTGTTCTTCCTCAGATCCCTGATCCTTTCCAGAATGGCGGATGCCTCGGAGAGTTCCATCGCCTTGATCCTGGATATTATTCCGGATGCATCCTCTGCGAATGGATACATCAATAATGCCAGGACCTTCTGCATCTCCTCCCTTTCGTTGCTGTACTTTATCAGCCTGACCTTCTCGAATCTGCCCCCGTCGGTGTATGGAAAAAGGCTCGCCAAACTTCTCTTATAGTTGATGATGTCCTGGCCATGCTGGGATAATGCATCATCTATTATCTGCGGAAATTCACCTTTCAGCTCTTCATACAGATCATGCGCCAGCCTTTCAGATTCCGGAACACCGTATTCCATGAGCTTCTGTATGAGGTGTATGAACGACCTGCCGTTTCCGCTTACCCCCATGTTTGTCAGCGTTGATGCAGGGAGTATGAACCTGGCGTCATCAAGCGCCCTCGACCTAACCGAAGATCTGTAAGATTTCTGGGCCAGCTTTCTGCCGTTTTCGTCCAGTTCCTTGTAGTTTCTCGGATTTCCATCGATGTTGAAATCAAAGGATTCGATCGGCCACTGTCTGGAAATCTCCTCCTCTATCCTTGGAAGGGTCGATGAATACAGATCGAAGAGCCTGTTGCAGAGATCGGTGTATTCCCTGGCAGCCTCTCCAGACAGCCCTATTTTTTCTGCCTGCATGAACAGATAATGGCCGTCCACTTTCCTGTCGTAGGCTACGTACCTTGTTGATTTTTCCAGGTACGAGAGACCTATGCGTATCTCCTCAATTACCTTTGATATGACGTTGGAAACGTTCTGTATCCCAACCTGTGCAGTTACGAGTTCAGCTATTGATTCATCGCCATACTCCAGAAAGATCCTCCTGTAAAAGTCCTCAGACCTCTTCTGGTTTCCCTCGAATTCCCTGTGAAAGACCGATCTTATGTCCGGATCCGATGCCCTGCTGTACCTTGACATAAGTGCACCGCGATCGATCATGCGATCGGTCTTGATTATGAAGACGTCTCTGTCCTCGTTCGAAAATGACATGAACCTTAATCTACACTATATTTAAATTTATACCATGGCAGGAACATGTGCGTAGTTTCGCTGCACGTTCATCATCCCGCCAGGATATGCCAGCATGAACCTTGTGGTGACTGTTATGCATTCGGAAATGATTATCGTGCTTCACGCAATTGGAATATACTTGCGCTTATTGAAAGCAATGCGATCCGAATCATCCAATGCGGATTCTGGCATTTGCACCGTGCACGATCATACGCTGAATCAGCATCTCTCTCGTATATGCAGCGGTCATAGCAGAGTGAGTCAATCATCGGTGTTAATCTTTTAAAAATGATAGATATATATATTAATATGATATATCGAACAAGTGGTATTATGCCTGACGATCTAACTGATAACGCAAAGAAAATTTACGATGCTATGAAGAAGCTCGGTGCGACCTCTGAGGAGAAGCTCAAGACCGCTGACGATATTATGAAGGCGGCAGCGCTTGGAAAGTCCATCGTCAACGCGGCACTCCAGGAGCTCCAGAAGAAGGGCTATGTCAAGAGGGTCGCAAGACAGAAGAGCGCAGGATACTTCGTGGTAAAATAACGCTTCTTCATCATTTTAAATCAATTTTTTGTGTATGTTTTTTATACGTTTTATAAGCCACAAATATGCTTAAATAAGTGTTTCTGTTAATAAAATCATGCGCTGGGGCCTCGTATGACAACCCTCATCATAAACGTGGATAGAGACAACGATTTCGGCGACAAGGCTGGTGTTAAAGGGCCTGTCGTGGGATACACAGAGTGCTATAATGCCGCCGTCAGGCTGATAAGTGTTGATCCTGAGGACTCTGATTCTAACGCGCTTTTCGGTGCTCTGAAGGTTTATGAGGATCTGAGAAAAAAGGGCGAGGACGTTGAAATAGCCCTGCTCACCGGCGATAATGATGTGGGAGAGAAATCCGACGAGATCCTGTCAAAGCAGATAGCCGACGTTGTCGGATCAGGACTTTACACCGACGCGATCCTCGTTTCGGATGGCGCTGAAGACGATTACATAGTCCCTGTTATCCTCTCGTACATAAAGATAAGGTACGTGAAGCACATAATAGTGAGGCACAACGAGAACATAGAGAGCCTGTACTACTATATAGTGCGTGCGCTGAAGGACAAGAAGATCCTCAGCAAGATACTCATACCTCTGGGACTGGTCTTCCTGACCTACGGGCTTGTCTCGCTGATATTCATCCTTTACTCTGCATACGTTACCGGCGTAAGGATTATCGATCCTACGGTCGGAGCCATAACGTTCGTTACTCTGGTTCTTGGCGCGTATCTGCTTGAGAGGGGCTTCGATCTCTTCAACCTCATGGCCAGGCTGATACGCGAAGTACACGAATACGCACAGGATACCAGGATACTGTTCTTCACATACGTCATCGCGGGCCTGCTTGTGCTCGTGGGAATTGCCTCAAGTTATACGATAGCCGTGCACACGTCAAAGAACGGCCTCGATGCGTTCCTGGTATTCCTCTCGCTGTTCACCTGGTGGGTCTATGGATCCATATTCACCACGGAGGTTGGCAGGGTCGCCGAACTAGCCGTGGGAAGAAAGGCCGGCATACTCAAGATATGGTATGGCCTGATATTCTCGCTTTCGATAGCATTTGTAGTCTACGGCATGTTCAACTACATAAGGTATATTCTGGGCTTCATAACGCTCAAGTCCGGGCTCATAAGCATATTCTTCCTGATCCTGGGCCTGATAATAGCCATCGTATCCTCCATGGTGCACAGGTACTTCAATGAGAATCCGGAGATACTAAGAGAGGGCACCTGATGGATCTTCCCAGATGGCTGGCCATATACAGGTCCATCGCCGACGACTTCTCCTTTGATCCTTCAGCGGATCTTCTTTCATCCATCATACTTTCGAACCTCGTCGGAAAGCCGGAACTTCCCGACAGGAAGGGGAGCACGGCATACGTTATCGGAAATGGTCCGAACATAGATGAGGCGATACAGAGCATTTCCAGTGGATACACCATTGTAGCGGATTCAGCAATATCGGCCTATTTTGCAGTCCGCGGATGCCCGGACATGATAGTGACGGATCTGGACGGGGATGTCGATACGATATTCAGCTGTGCATCCAAGGGCACTTCGATCATAATACACGCGCATGGAGACAACATCCACAGGATCATAGGAAACGGACACAGGATAAGAGATGATATGATCGGAACCACCCAGGGCATTCCGTACAGGAATGTTGCAAACTTCTTCGGCTTCACCGATGGAGACAGATCGGCATACATAGCAAGCAGGATGGGCTTCGAAAAAATTGTTCTGGTTTCATTCGATTTCCATCACGTAAACAGATCGAAGCCTGGAAATCCTGCCATAAAGGCGAGGAAGCTGAAATGGGCACAGGCCATAATCTCTATGCTGGCCGAAGAACGCGGAACTGCCCTTGCAGACGGGGATTTTGCAGAGATATGAAAATCAGGCATCGGTAAGTGCCACAGAATCAGGGCTCTGCACTATTCTGCCATCGATGTACTCCGGTACGATATTTGTGTGGTCAACCCTGAGGCAGAATTCCAGATCCCTTTCGCCCACGCCTGCTATTATGTTCCTGTTTATCTCCTCAGTCTTCCTTGTATATTCGCTGACATCAACTTCATGGCCCTCTGCCATCAGCTTGAGCAGGTTGGCGAAGAGTATGTCCTCGGGGGCCTTTCCTATTGGCCTGTTTGAAGGAAGTATCAGGACGTCCCTCTGCGACCTGATCATCGCTACGGTCGCGCTGAGGTTCACGTACGATGAGAATATTATCCTGCCGCTCCGTATACGCGAAAGAACGTAGGTACCGTTGGTCGAGGTGAATGCAACAACTTTTCCGGAAAGATCGGCCTCCGCGATTTCCGCAGGGGAATTATCATAATCAAAGTAAGGCGGTTTTATCCCATACTTTTCCCCCACGAGAATCGTGCCCGGATTCCTTCTCTTGAACTCAATTGCCTTCCTGACATCGCGGAAAGGCAGTATGTATTTCGCACCCCGAAAAAGTATCATCGGAATCGTGGTAGTGGATCTGAATATATCAACGACCACGTTGATCTCCGCCCATGAGTCGCTCTTCCTTCCGTCGCCTATCCTGATCATCTTATACTATCCCAGCATTATGGATAAACTGGATAAAATATTTCGCGCAGACGATGCGATGATTGTGAAGCGATCGTCAGCCGGGTGCGTTTCTTCCTGCATACAGGCTGTCCGAGAGCACGGATGAAACGTTGATCAGGCTGAAGCCCATTATCCTGAACTTCACCATATCCTTTGGGTCCACGACAAGTACCCTTACCTTCTGCCTGTTTTCGTCTGATATTACGCTCTTCATGGCTGCGGCTATTATGAGGTTATACGCATCGTCATCCGAACCTATTATTATCTCCCTGGCCGACGAAAAATCGAATGATGACAGGAGATCGATATCGTCAGCGTTGTGGTCGAAGACTATGTATCCCTCATCCCTCAGAGACCTAGCCTTTGCCTCGTCACGTTCTATCACCACAACAACCGTTCCTGTTGCCTTCATCTTCGACAGGTACTCCTGCAGCAGATTTGAAAATCCACATACCAGAACGTAATCTTTAAGCGTTTTCAGCTCCCTTTTCTCCATCCTGTTCACCAAGCCTCCAAGACGGCGTTCAACCGAAGGCAGTATGAGAGCGGTGATCGAGCTAAAAAATATTGCCACTCCAAGGAAGGCAAGCGATATGGTGAATATCTTCGCATCCATGGTCACCGGCAGTATATCGCCGAAGCCAAGCGTCGTTATTACTTCGCCCGTGTAATAGAAGGCGTTGCCCAGGTCAGTTATTGGCGGCCTGAACTGATCTCCGAACAGCAGCGATCCCCCTATGCCGTACAGTATGGTAAACGCTATTGTGACCAGTGCAATGGCCACCTCAGGCCTGCCAAGTATGCGGGCCGGATATACGTATTCCCTGCGCCGCCTAATGAGCATGAATATAACGAAAAATGAGAAGGCCATGCCAAGTATGGTGATATGGTAGTGCCTTCCAGCTCCAAAGGCCAGTATCAGCACCGTGATGAAGGAGCCTGAAACCATGATCCACCAGGCGGTCTTGGTCTTCTCCTTCATCAGAAAGCCGAAAATTGAGAGGACGAAGCCGTCAAATACGGCGATGAATGCCATCGCCTTGATCGATACCCCAACGGCCAATCCAATCACGTGTATCACGACGACATGCGTTGAGGATATCAGAGACAGACCGAGGAGTATCGTTATGATGCCCTGAATCAGGACTAGCCATCTGGATTCCATTATCTGGTTTGGCCTGGCCACGTAAAAAAATGCCTGAGTTGGATAAAGCTTTTTGTGATGCTACCCGATGGAAAATGAAAAAGATGCGTTACATCCGATCAAGATCTTTTTATCTGGCGTTTCTGATCATGTTTTTAAGATGGCTGCAATAATGTGAAGCCAAGTTTAGTGAGATGGTATAGAGATGTTCACAAGGAGGGGCGATCAGGGCGAAACGGACCTTGCAAACAGGGCCAGGGTAGGCAAGGACTCTCCAGTTGTTGAGGTCCAGGGCACAATCGATGAACTCAACTCATTCATAGGATACGCACTGGTGCTGAGCAGATGGGACGATATCAGGAACGATCTTTTCAGGATACAGAACGATCTCTTCGTTTTGGGTGAGGATGTATCAACCGGCGGAAAGGGTAGGACAGTAACGAGGGAGATGATAGACTATCTCGAAGCCCGCGTGAAGGAGATGAAGGCAGAGATCGGAAAGATAGAGCTTTTCGTTGTGCCTGGCGGTTCGATAGAATCCGCCTCGCTCCACATGGCACGTGCTGTTTCGAGGAGGCTTGAGAGGAGGATAGTTGCGGCGTCTAAACTCACGGAGATCAACAAGAACGTTCTGATATATGCCAACAGGCTCTCATCGATACTATTCATGCACGCATTGCTTTCCAACAAGAGGCTGAACATACCAGAGAAGATATGGAGCATACACCGCGTCTCATAATCCAGACTTTTCAGTAAAATGATGTATTATTCAGGAAATGAAAGTTATGATCTTCTCAGATTTTTTAAAAATGGAATAAAATGAGATGGTTCAAATTTTGAAGTGCAGGGGCTTTCCGTAGGCTTCTTCTGCAGTCTCCTTGACGCCCTCGCTGACGGTCGGATGCGGGTGTATGGTCAGCCCTATGTCCATTGCCATCAGCCCGGATTCAACCGCAAGGGACAGTTCGCTTATCAGCTCGCTTGCGTGAGGTGCGGCAAGGCCGGCACCTGTTACGATGCCCTTCTCATCGTAGTATATATTGAATGTTCCGATGCTCTCGTTCATGGTAAGCGATCTCCCGTTTGCTGCAACCGGAAATCTGGTTGACTTCGCTGACTTCGATCCGGTGTACGCTATCTCAGGATCAGAGTATATGACGTATGGCATGGCCCTGTATTCTACTACGCTGTCCATGCCGCATATGTTGTCCGCAGCAATATCCGCGTCGTAATATGCCTTGTGCGCAAGCATGGGCTGCCCGGACACGTCGCCTATGGCGTAAACGTTCGGCACGCTTGTGCGCTTGTGCGCGTCCGTCTTTATGAAGCGCCCGTCCATCTCCAGCTTCAAGTTCTCGAGGCCGAATCCCTCCGTATTGGGTACCCTTCCAACGGTCATGAGGACCTTCTCGGCCTCTACGTACTCTCCGCCCTCCATGTTCACCCTTATCTTATCGCCGTGCTGCGTGTTCAGAACCTTCTTGCCGGTCATAACTCGGACGCCGAGCTGGGACAGCCTCCTCTCAACATGCCTTACAAGCTCCTGATCCGTGCCGGGAAGTATGCTGGGCATCATCTCAATTATTGTCACCTTGGATCCGAGCTTCGCAAGCGCCGTCCCAATCTCAACCCCTATGTAGCCGCCGCCTATTATGGCCGTTGACTCCGGTATGTGATCGAGATCGAGCACTTCCCTGTTGTACATCACATCGTCGATGCCCTTTATCCTGACCGGCTTGGAACCGGTGGCTATGACCAGGTTCTTTCCCTCGATCACCTTCTCCCCTATTTTAACATGGGTTGCGTCAACGATGTAAGCTTCGCCCCTTATGACGTCGACGCCATAACCCTTGCAGAGCGTTTCCACGCCGCCGGTCAGCCTGTTGATCATGGACCACTTCCATTCCTGCCATTTCTTCATGTCTATGGAATAGTTCAGGGATACGCCTGGCATCTCCCTGAGGTAGTTTATCGAGTTTGCGAGTTCTATCAGTGCTTTTGATGGTATGCAGCCGTAGTTAAGGCATTCACCGCCAATCTTGTCCTTTTCGATGAGAGCGACCTTCTTCTGCCTCTGGCCCAGGCGTATGGCCGCTGCATAGCCTCCCGGGCCGGAACCTATTATTATTGCATCGTACATATCAGATCTCGTAGATTATAGCGTTCGGATCCTCAATAACCTTTTTCAGATCCACGATGAACCTGGTTGCAACCGCTCCGTCTATGAGCCTGTGGTCACAGGACAGCGATAGGTACATGTATTTCCGCCCCTCTCTTTCCAGGATCCGGTGCACACCCAGTATTGCGACCTCAGGATAGTTGATTATTGGCGTGGACATTATGCCCCCTATTGTGCCAACGTTGGTTATGGTGAACGTTGAATCCTGGACTTCATCCAGCTGCAGCTTGTTCTCGCGTGCCCTGCTTGCCTTGTCCGATATCTCTGCAGATATCTCCACCATGCTCTTTCTATCAGCATCCTTTATGACGAAGACGTTCAGGCCGTCCGGCGTGTCAACCGCTATGCCTATGTTGTAGTATTTCTTCAGTATGTAAACTCTGCGCGTTTCATCGTAAATTGCGTTGAGGTATGGATACTGCTTCAGGATAGATGGCACGATCCTTGCCAGAAAGCCCGTGACGGTGACCTTCCTGTTCCTGGCCTTCGCGGAATCCAGAATCGAAACCATGGATGTGACGTCGACTTCCTCCATCACCGTGAAATGGGGCATGATCTGCTTTGCCTTCGTCATCTTGTCGAATATTATCCGCCTCAGGCCATGCATCTCCAGGATCTCTTCTCTCCCAGGTGCAGGCTTCTGGGCCGGGATCTGCGGCGCCGTGTGCACGGCCTCCGCTTTTCCAGCGGATGGGGCTGGCGATGGTGCAGGCGACTTCATGTACCTCTCCAGATCGTCAAGCGTCACGCGCCCACCCTCTCCGGTGCCTCCCACCTTCGAGAGGTCTATTCCGTTCTCCCTCGCTATTCTCCTAACTGCAGGGCTTGCAAGCACATGCCCGGATACCTCCGGCAGGGGCACCTGCTTGACCTCTGCAACCTGAACCGTGCTTTCGGCACGGCCGGCAGGCTGCTGTACCGGAGCCTCTTCACCGGTATCGATCTGCAGGAGGGTAGAACCCACAGGGACAACCTGGCCCTCCCTGTAGAGTATCTTCACTATCTTTCCCCTGACGGGCGACGGTATCTTCACTGTGACCTTGTCCGTCATAACCTCAACAAGGTCCTGATCCTTCTCCACCATGTCGCCTTCCTTGACATCCCATCTGACTATCTCGCCCTCTGTTACCCCCTCACCTATGTCTGGCAGTTTGAATTCGTACATACGATCACCTGAATGACATAACCCTATCTAGAGCTGCATTTATCCTCCCTTCATTGGGCAGATAGTACTCCTCGAGCCTGTAGGGGAATGGCGTGTCCGGGCCAGTTACCCTGACGATCGGAGCGTAAAGGTACTCTATTGCGCGCTCCGATATCATTGCGGATATCTCTGCGCCAACCCCCAGCGTCCTTGGAGCCTCGTGGACTATGACCACTCTGCCCGTCTTCTTGACGGAAGATATGATCGTATCCCTGTCCATCGGCGCTATAGTGCGCAGATCTATGACCTCAACATCGTACTTTGACTTGGACGCAACGGACATGACGGTCGGAACCATCGAACCGTAGGTCACTATTGTAACGTCATTTCCCTGCTTCAGGACGTTTGCCTTCCTGAGCGGGATGGTGTATTTCTCGTCCGGAACCTCAACCTTCTGCGCCCTGTAAAGCCTCTTTGGCTCCAGGAATATGACCGGATCTGGAGATTCTATCGCTGATATGAGGAGCCCCTTTGCATCATATGGATTTGACGGGCTTACAACTGTAAGGCCTGCCGTATGTGCGAAGTAGGCTTCGCCGCTCTGCGAGTGGTAGAGGCCACCCTTTATGCCGCCACCGACTGGAGTGCGCAGAACCAGCGGGACGGTGTAATCGCCTCCTGACCTGTAGCGAATCTTCGCCATCTGGTTTATTATCTGGTCCATGGAAGTGTATATGAAATCCTGGAACTGTATCTCCGGAATCGGCTTGAGACCGTTAACGGCCATTCCAATAGCCATTCCGACGATTCCCAGCTCAGAAAGCGGAGTGTCTATCACACGCTGTGGCCCGTACTTCGCCTGTAGGCCATCCGTGACCCTGAAGACACCTCCATCCCTGCCTACGTCCTCTCCGAGTATTATTACGCTGTCATCCTCGGACATCTTGAGATCCATTGCACTGTTCAGTGCCTGAACCATGTTCATCTGCGTAGTATCTCACCCCTCTCCTCTTCAATTGCCCATGTGATCTCGGAATAGACGTCATCAAACATCGTCTCAGGATCTGGAGCAGGTATCTTGAGGCGCTCCTCGAACTTCTCATCGATCATCTTCTTTGATTCGTCCTTGATCTTGTCGATCTCCGCCTGGTTGAGGTATCCTCCGCTGATCATCAGCTTCTCCGCTATGACAAGCGGATCAAGATCGCTGTTCTCCTGCACCTCGTTCTTGCGGTACTTGCTGGGATCGTCCGATGTTGAATGCGGCCCCATCCTGTAGCTTCTCGCCTCCACCAGAATCGGATTTCCAGATCTGGCGTACTCGACCGCGTCCTTGACCGTCCTGTAGGTCTTTATGAAATCGTTTCCGTCCACGTAGACGCCCTTCATGCCATATGCTTCGGCCTTCTTGTATATTTCAGCCTTGGTCTGCTTCTCAACGGGCAGGGATATGGCCCATCCGTTGTTCTCGCAGAGGAATACCACCGGAAGGTCGAAGACGGCTGCAAAGTTCATGGCCGCATGGAAATCCGGGGTCGAAGTACCGCCATCTCCGAACGTTGTTATCACGATGCCTTCCTGCTTTCTGTATTTCTTGGCATAGGCTGCGCCAACGGCAAGCGGCAGGTTGGTGGCTACCGGGCTGGGAACTGACATGAAGTTTATCTCCTTCGCACTGTAGTGGCTGGGCATCTGCCTGCCCTTGGCACTGTCCTCGGCGTTTCCCATTATCTGATCGAATATCTTCTCTATTGGATGCCCCAGGTAAATGAGCATCGTCACGTCGCGGTAATAGCCGTAGACACTGTCCTCCTTTGACAGCGCCATGGCAGCTCCGGCCTGCGTGGCTTCCTGCCCCATCATGGGCGTGTAGAAACCGACCAGGCCCTGCCTCTGGGCCGTTATGATCTTCTTGTCAAAATACCTCCCAAGCACCATGGATGTAAAACCTCTTACGATGAGGTTTTTCTCATCCTGATCCAGAACTTCCGTCATACAAACACCCTCATGAAACCATGCAGAGCATGACAATTGCTAACGCGATGGTGAAAAATTTTCGAAGGGCTAATGTGACTCTTTGCTTTGCTCTGCACGGGTAATAATGATTATTAAGTATTTATTACTATTCATTTTAAATCCCACATATATGAATGAAATTAAAAATAAATAAATGATATCATCGAATACGATCAAGAATTTGAAATTCTTAACACGAATTGAAGAATAGTTTCATCTGGTCGTAACGATGACCTCGTCGTTCAGCACGATCATCGTGTGCTCAAACTGCGCTATGAATGCACCGTTGTGTTCCTTCAGCACCGGGAATGAGTAGAGTTCCTTAGAAGCCATCATCCTCTTTATGTAAGACTTTGGATCCTCAACTAGGCCCTCAAGCCACCTCTCCGCGAACGGAAGTTTGTTGAAGTTCCTGTATATGATCTCATCCTCACGCGGCTTTGGCCTGTCGATCATGTAAATGTTTCCTGGCTGGCCCTCGTGGATCATGCCGATGCCCGTCGATGCGAACGGTTCTATGGCTATTGCATGATCCGGTTGGAGCCTGACAACATTTCCGTCATCGTAATTCGGTATGAATATGGATGCATGCAGGTCGTAGCGTTCCACGCCATGCCCACCCAGGTTCCGCACTGGCTTGAAACCATATGAACTTATCACCTCGGCTATTCTGCGCCCTATTTCATTGACGCTCTTCATCGGCCTTACCAACTCGATCGCGGCATTGAGGGCCTGCCTGGCCGCATCTATAAGATCAGAATGCTTACCCTGCTCGCCAACCTCCACCGTGATCGCAGTATCTGACATGTAGCCATCTATATGGGCACCGAAGTCCACCTTAACAACATCCCCTGTTTTAAACGTCTTCTTGTCATTTATTGCAGGGGTGTAGTGCGCTGCGTCGTTGTTTATGGACAGGTTGACGGGAAACGCGGGCAGCGCACCCTCATCTTTTACAAACTTTTCCATCGCATTTGCCACGTCAAGGAGCCTGGCCCCTGGTTCTATCATGCTGGCCCCAATTTCAAGGGCTTTCTTTCCAATCCTCCCAGCTTCAAGGTACTTTCGTTTAATTTCAGCATCCATGATATTCACCCAAGTATTTTCAGCCTGTACACGGATGGCTCGACGGCAGAGTATACGCTGATGGATCTTTCTAAATCCGATCGCAGCGTTGTGAGCCTGTGCCTGTATATGCCTATTATCCTCTTCATCGTTTTCTCATCATAGTAATTGCTTTTCCGGGATATTATCTCTGCAGATACTTCTGGATTTCTGGCTATGAATTCTATGCCCTTCTGGTATTGATCTAGAACCGATCTGAATGACTGATCACGGGCAGCTATTAAACAGGAAGCTGCATATATCCCGAGGCGTTCAGCAAATTCCGCATAGCTTATACCAACCTGCACCTCATTCCCGACGAGGCCCATATGGCCCTCTTCTGCCATTTTAACCACGGTGTCGGGATCGGTGTTTATGACCTGCCCGGATATCGATCTGGCTATGATCCTGGCATTGTAGTCGGCCAGCGTGCCCTTTCTCACTGTGTATATAGTCTTCGAATCGGTATTCCCTATTATGGAATACATGTCGATGAAGACCCCTGCAATGATCC
Protein-coding regions in this window:
- a CDS encoding NAD-binding protein — its product is MARPNQIMESRWLVLIQGIITILLGLSLISSTHVVVIHVIGLAVGVSIKAMAFIAVFDGFVLSIFGFLMKEKTKTAWWIMVSGSFITVLILAFGAGRHYHITILGMAFSFFVIFMLIRRRREYVYPARILGRPEVAIALVTIAFTILYGIGGSLLFGDQFRPPITDLGNAFYYTGEVITTLGFGDILPVTMDAKIFTISLAFLGVAIFFSSITALILPSVERRLGGLVNRMEKRELKTLKDYVLVCGFSNLLQEYLSKMKATGTVVVVIERDEAKARSLRDEGYIVFDHNADDIDLLSSFDFSSAREIIIGSDDDAYNLIIAAAMKSVISDENRQKVRVLVVDPKDMVKFRIMGFSLINVSSVLSDSLYAGRNAPG
- a CDS encoding cob(I)yrinic acid a,c-diamide adenosyltransferase, giving the protein MFTRRGDQGETDLANRARVGKDSPVVEVQGTIDELNSFIGYALVLSRWDDIRNDLFRIQNDLFVLGEDVSTGGKGRTVTREMIDYLEARVKEMKAEIGKIELFVVPGGSIESASLHMARAVSRRLERRIVAASKLTEINKNVLIYANRLSSILFMHALLSNKRLNIPEKIWSIHRVS
- the lpdA gene encoding dihydrolipoyl dehydrogenase, with translation MYDAIIIGSGPGGYAAAIRLGQRQKKVALIEKDKIGGECLNYGCIPSKALIELANSINYLREMPGVSLNYSIDMKKWQEWKWSMINRLTGGVETLCKGYGVDVIRGEAYIVDATHVKIGEKVIEGKNLVIATGSKPVRIKGIDDVMYNREVLDLDHIPESTAIIGGGYIGVEIGTALAKLGSKVTIIEMMPSILPGTDQELVRHVERRLSQLGVRVMTGKKVLNTQHGDKIRVNMEGGEYVEAEKVLMTVGRVPNTEGFGLENLKLEMDGRFIKTDAHKRTSVPNVYAIGDVSGQPMLAHKAYYDADIAADNICGMDSVVEYRAMPYVIYSDPEIAYTGSKSAKSTRFPVAANGRSLTMNESIGTFNIYYDEKGIVTGAGLAAPHASELISELSLAVESGLMAMDIGLTIHPHPTVSEGVKETAEEAYGKPLHFKI
- a CDS encoding dihydrolipoamide acetyltransferase family protein, which codes for MYEFKLPDIGEGVTEGEIVRWDVKEGDMVEKDQDLVEVMTDKVTVKIPSPVRGKIVKILYREGQVVPVGSTLLQIDTGEEAPVQQPAGRAESTVQVAEVKQVPLPEVSGHVLASPAVRRIARENGIDLSKVGGTGEGGRVTLDDLERYMKSPAPSPAPSAGKAEAVHTAPQIPAQKPAPGREEILEMHGLRRIIFDKMTKAKQIMPHFTVMEEVDVTSMVSILDSAKARNRKVTVTGFLARIVPSILKQYPYLNAIYDETRRVYILKKYYNIGIAVDTPDGLNVFVIKDADRKSMVEISAEISDKASRARENKLQLDEVQDSTFTITNVGTIGGIMSTPIINYPEVAILGVHRILEREGRKYMYLSLSCDHRLIDGAVATRFIVDLKKVIEDPNAIIYEI
- a CDS encoding alpha-ketoacid dehydrogenase subunit beta, with translation MNMVQALNSAMDLKMSEDDSVIILGEDVGRDGGVFRVTDGLQAKYGPQRVIDTPLSELGIVGMAIGMAVNGLKPIPEIQFQDFIYTSMDQIINQMAKIRYRSGGDYTVPLVLRTPVGGGIKGGLYHSQSGEAYFAHTAGLTVVSPSNPYDAKGLLISAIESPDPVIFLEPKRLYRAQKVEVPDEKYTIPLRKANVLKQGNDVTIVTYGSMVPTVMSVASKSKYDVEVIDLRTIAPMDRDTIISSVKKTGRVVIVHEAPRTLGVGAEISAMISERAIEYLYAPIVRVTGPDTPFPYRLEEYYLPNEGRINAALDRVMSFR
- a CDS encoding thiamine pyrophosphate-dependent dehydrogenase E1 component subunit alpha, coding for MTEVLDQDEKNLIVRGFTSMVLGRYFDKKIITAQRQGLVGFYTPMMGQEATQAGAAMALSKEDSVYGYYRDVTMLIYLGHPIEKIFDQIMGNAEDSAKGRQMPSHYSAKEINFMSVPSPVATNLPLAVGAAYAKKYRKQEGIVITTFGDGGTSTPDFHAAMNFAAVFDLPVVFLCENNGWAISLPVEKQTKAEIYKKAEAYGMKGVYVDGNDFIKTYRTVKDAVEYARSGNPILVEARSYRMGPHSTSDDPSKYRKNEVQENSDLDPLVIAEKLMISGGYLNQAEIDKIKDESKKMIDEKFEERLKIPAPDPETMFDDVYSEITWAIEEERGEILRR